The following coding sequences are from one Ananas comosus cultivar F153 unplaced genomic scaffold, ASM154086v1, whole genome shotgun sequence window:
- the LOC109705143 gene encoding senescence-specific cysteine protease SAG39-like, which translates to MRLAFLSDTGLMARKQLAGLQGHHAYSSFCYADVVNVPSRVDWRERGAVTPVRAQGHNLCCWAFAAVAAVESLIKLRTYSLIELSSQQLIDCNIQIYGSELGWPHKAFKYIMENGLTTASEYPYRGSRGKCYYSGSNYIVAKIKNFEFVPRNNEWALLKAVAHQP; encoded by the exons ATGAGGTTGGCGTTTTTGAGCGATACCGGTTTGATGGCGCGCAAACAGCTGGCCGGTTTGCAAGGCCATCATGCCTACTCAAGTTTTTGCTATGCGGACGTCGTAAATGTACCCAGCAGAGTCGACTGGAGGGAGCGAGGTGCTGTAACTCCGGTGCGGGCACAAGGACATA ATTTGTGTTGTTGGGCTTTTGCTGCTGTAGCTGCTGTGGAAAGCTTAATAAAACTACGAACATATAGTTTAATTGAGCTTTCCTCCCAACAACTAATCGACTGTAATATTCAGATTTATGGATCGGAGCTTGGATGGCCTCACAAAGCTTTTAAATACATCATGGAGAATGGTTTGACCACAGCATCTGAGTATCCATATAGAGGATCGAGAGGAAAATGTTATTATAGTGGATCCAACTACATTGTagctaaaatcaaaaattttgagtttgttcCTCGAAACAACGAGTGGGCACTTCTAAAAGCTGTGGCACACCAACCG